aatgatacccataacgatcagtttgttttccaaatatatgagaaatgtactattatatgtattgactttatataactcttaaactaagagagagcTGGCATaaatattaacgtttttgtgcttctaattatgagagctatcaacaccaaaaaaattataaaaatgcaagctgtttcgctgatcttgatttatacccaaaagtaattatatatatttttttattttgaaaaatgggcgaggtttttgtttcaaaaaaaaaacggaaacaaGAGCTTTCGCAAATATGGCATATTGATATGACCAACATTTGGTTACAGCGCTGCCCTAATggacatatgtatatgaaaagcAATGTTCGGTCTATAAAAGCAGCACGTAGTATACCTCAAGTAAAATGATATATTGATTTACGTACCTTTTAGAAGGGATTGTCTAGTGTAGGGCTTCTGGCGCTCAGCTGCTGGCAATAGGGAAAGTGAGTATTCGCAACATCTACGAGTAACCTTGGAACCACTTTTTGTCTCGTTGGGAATTGTCTCATTTGGTGGATTCATATCTAAAGATGTTCGATTAAGTCCATGCTCTTCAATTTGCAAACGTTGTTCGTGTTGCCTCAACTCTAGTTCAATCAAAGTGGGAATTTGGGTGAGAGGCTTTGCGGGGTTGTTTGTGGTTTGGTTGGTATAATTTTTATCTGTAGGTTGCTGTTGTCGTTCTTTTTCATTTGTTGGTTTTGAATTAATTGTATCAAAGTTGTATCTTTGTAAAACATATGAACGTTGTCGTTCAGCTTCTTGCTGGTAGAGATTTTTCATTTCTAGTGGGTCGGGTGCTCCAAATAAATTGCGACTAATACCCTTTATTTTGGCGGCTGGAGGATGTATAGAGTTCACAAGGCTGTTCGAAGTATTTGCTGCGGCAAGGCTAGTAGATGATCGTGGTAAACCCATCAACGGCGCACGACATGGGAAAAATTCGACACTACTAGCTGTCATTTTTTGTTAGATATTGgtaattagtttaattttatttgtcactttttttttatttatatcaccTTTATATTCAACATTCGTTTACTTGATGTCATTActttgtgtatttatttgatCTCTTTTAAGACACAACAATTGTGatctaacaatattttcaagtttgtaaatttaaaaaaagataaagaatagattttttattatttattttcgttttacgcGTCTTTTATTATCGCTCCAACATTAATACACACATTCTTGTTTCAAGTCAATTTGCGAATAGCTATATTAATTTTCAGCATATACTGTACTTTTCgtgatttttcattttgtttttttgtgtatacTTGTATTAGGGGCATTATTAACAGGATGGTGTTAGTATCACAACAACAggaatattgttattgaaaacatTGCTGTCAAATTATACTGCTGTTTCTATTACTTTTGGGTACATTATTTAATTACcaacaaaaaacacaagtaaATTTGACAGTTGTATTCaacaacatgaaaaaaaaatctatacgaCTGTCGCCACCCAGTGAATTTACCATGTTTGTATCAGTCTTTTTCATTCGCACTTAAGTCGTTCAATCATattgtttattctttttttagCTATTTGATCAGTGACGgtaattttgcgatttttttttgtcaaatcatGCGACTTTGTAACTACGCCCgtccaaagtaaattaataaagtctGCTTTTacgcaagtttacttgaagcaagtctcgtcgATT
The nucleotide sequence above comes from Calliphora vicina chromosome 1, idCalVici1.1, whole genome shotgun sequence. Encoded proteins:
- the LOC135948794 gene encoding uncharacterized protein LOC135948794; translation: MTASSVEFFPCRAPLMGLPRSSTSLAAANTSNSLVNSIHPPAAKIKGISRNLFGAPDPLEMKNLYQQEAERQRSYVLQRYNFDTINSKPTNEKERQQQPTDKNYTNQTTNNPAKPLTQIPTLIELELRQHEQRLQIEEHGLNRTSLDMNPPNETIPNETKSGSKVTRRCCEYSLSLLPAAERQKPYTRQSLLKESFNIRKNKVCVTKNGKDCNGKIICLENSQNSHRNLEILQLPKPEKSLQKECNINENGFELRTCNEVNKQEHDEIEANKSTTISCNDNCTTYSLQLVVSTQNVS